The Benincasa hispida cultivar B227 chromosome 9, ASM972705v1, whole genome shotgun sequence genome has a segment encoding these proteins:
- the LOC120087289 gene encoding probable GMP synthase [glutamine-hydrolyzing] codes for MSGPPRIRSMNVADSDSRPVLGPTGNKARIVETRKPGVKPLKKLEKPRQEVESKDKRVPLSPPQCVTVPSVLRQQDRHQAILNLSMNASCSSDASSDSFNSRASSARGTRQRGPNLRRKQNSTVKGAGKSVEKVGVESAAVVAVVADTVGCLESKKRCAWVTPNTDPCYAAFHDEEWGVPVHDDKKLFELLCLSGALAELTWPAILNKRYLFREIFLDFDPNVVSKLNEKKMVAPGSAATSLLSELKVRAIIENGRQMCKVIDEFGSFNVYMWNFVNHKPIISQFRYPRQVPDKTSKAEVISKDLVKRGFRSVGPTVIYTFMQVAGLTNDHLISCFRFQECIETQTAEKGEKDGEIKLTVNEKMPEALKNLEL; via the exons ATGTCAGGCCCTCCGAGAATCCGGTCTATGAATGTGGCGGATTCCGATTCACGACCGGTACTTGGGCCTACAGGGAACAAAGCGCGTATAGTAGAGACTAGAAAACCTGGTGTGAAGCCATTGAAGAAGCTTGAAAAGCCTCGCCAAGAAGTTGAATCAAAGGACAAAAGGGTGCCATTGTCGCCACCTCAATGCGTTACAGTCCCATCGGTTTTGAGGCAACAGGACCGCCACCAGGCGATTCTCAATCTGTCGATGAATGCCTCGTGTTCTTCTGATGCATCGTCGGATTCTTTTAATAGCCGGGCGTCTAGCGCCAGAGGTACGAGACAGCGCGGTCCGAATTTGAGGAGAAAGCAAAATAGTACGGTTAAGGGGGCTGGTAAGTCCGTTGAAAAGGTTGGCGTTGAAAGTGCGGCGGTGGTGGCAGTGGTGGCGGATACAGTTGGTTGCCTAGAGTCCAAAAAACGATGTGCTTGGGTAACGCCTAATACAG ATCCATGTTATGCTGCTTTTCATGATGAAGAATGGGGAGTACCAGTTCATGACGACAA AAAATTGTTTGAACTTCTTTGCCTATCGGGCGCGTTGGCTGAACTTACATGGCCTGCCATCCTCAACAAAAGATATCTATTTAG GGAAATCTTTTTGGACTTCGACCCAAATGTCGTTTCAAAGTTAAACGAGAAAAAGATGGTTGCTCCTGGAAGTGCTGCTACTTCTTTACTGTCAGAACTCAAGGTTCGAGCTATCATTGAAAATGGTCGTCAAATGTGCAAG GTAATTGATGAATTTGGTTCCTTTAACGTGTACATGTGGAACTTTGTGAACCATAAACCTATCATCAGTCAGTTTCGGTACCCACGTCAAGTCCCGGATAAGACGTCGAAAGCAGAGGTGATTAGCAAGGATCTCGTAAAGAGAGGATTTCGAAGCGTAGGACCAACAGTAATCTATACATTCATGCAGGTGGCTGGGTTAACTAATGACCATCTCATCAGTTGCTTTAGGTTTCAAGAATGTATAGAGACACAAACAGCagagaaaggagaaaaagatgGTGAAATCAAGCTTACTGTTAATGAGAAAATGCCAGAGGCTTTGAAAAACTTGGAACTATAA
- the LOC120086819 gene encoding cinnamoyl-CoA reductase 1-like yields the protein MPVDGSSTAASTVCVTGASGFIASWIVKLLLQKGYFVRGTVRNPEDPKNGHLRELEGAAERLSLYKADLLDFESLKAAIDGCDGVFHTASPVTDDPEQMVEPAVNGTENVILAAAEANVRRVVFTSSIGAVYMDPNRGPDDIVDESCWSDLEFCKNTKNWYCYGKAVAEQAAWEVAKEKGVDLVVVNPVLVLGPLLQSTINASIIHVLKYLTGSAKTYANSVQAYVHVKDVALAHILVYETPSAAGRYLCAESVLHRGEVVEILAKLFPEYPVPTKCSDEVNPRKKAYKFSNKKLKELGLEFTPAKQCLYDTVKSLQEKGHLPIPNSARPADSITIQS from the exons ATGCCGGTTGACGGTTCTTCAACTGCCGCCTCCACCGTATGCGTCACCGGCGCCAGCGGTTTCATTGCCTCATGGATAGTCAAACTCCTCCTCCAGAAAGGCTATTTCGTAAGAGGAACCGTCAGAAATCCAG AGGATCCGAAGAACGGCCATTTGAGAGAACTCGAAGGTGCGgcggagaggctcagtttgtatAAAGCGGATCTTCTCGATTTCGAAAGCCTTAAAGCGGCGATCGATGGCTGCGATGGCGTTTTCCACACGGCGTCGCCTGTCACTGACGATCCG GAGCAAATGGTGGAGCCGGCGGTCAACGGCACAGAGAACGTCATACTTGCGGCGGCCGAAGCCAATGTCCGTCGCGTGGTGTTCACTTCCTCGATTGGTGCAGTCTACATGGACCCCAACCGAGGTCCAGACGACATCGTCGACGAGTCCTGCTGGAGCGATCTCGAGTTCTGCAAGAACACAAAG AATTGGTATTGCTATGGAAAAGCTGTGGCGGAGCAGGCGGCATGGGAGGTTGCGAAGGAGAAGGGGGTGGATTTGGTGGTGGTGAATCCAGTGCTGGTGCTAGGGCCATTGTTGCAATCCACCATTAATGCGAGCATAATTCATGTACTGAAATACTTGACTGGATCAGCTAAGACGTACGCTAATTCCGTTCAGGCATATGTGCACGTGAAGGATGTGGCTCTAGCTCATATCCTTGTGTACGAGACTCCCTCCGCCGCCGGCCGGTACCTCTGCGCCGAGAGTGTGCTTCACAGAGGGGAGGTTGTTGAGATTCTGGCCAAATTGTTCCCGGAATATCCTGTTCCTACCAA GTGCTCAGATGAAGTGAACCCAAGGAAGAAGGcatacaaattttccaacaagaAGCTGAAGGAGTTGGGATTGGAGTTCACTCCAGCAAAGCAGTGCCTATACGACACCGTTAAGAGCCTACAAGAGAAAGGTCATCTCCCAATTCCCAATTCTGCTCGACCAGCAGATTCCATTACAATTCAATCTTGA